In the Dama dama isolate Ldn47 chromosome 13, ASM3311817v1, whole genome shotgun sequence genome, one interval contains:
- the LOC133067999 gene encoding CCHC-type zinc finger nucleic acid binding protein-like, producing MKKKDLRLIRATPAIQMLRISEGTRHTAGRPACGAGRDPENKQPPLREPSSGSAPESRPLRAAAGAEDLTAALSSNECFKCGRSGHWARECPAGGGRGRGMRSRGRGGFTSDRGFQFVSSSLPDICYRCGESGHLAKDCDLQEDACYNCGRGGHLARDCDHADEQKCYSCGEFGHIQKDCTKVKCYRCGETGHVAINCSKTSEVNCYRCGESGHQARECTIEATA from the exons ATGAAGAAAAAGGACCTCAGGTTAATCAGGGCAACACCTGCAATTCAGATGTTGAGAATCTCGGAGGGGACAAGACACACTGCAG GCAGACCCGCGTGTGGCGCAGGCAGGGACCCTGAAAATAAACAGCCGCCGCTTCGCGAGCCGTCCTCCGGGTCTGCGCCTGAGTCTCGGCCGCTGCGGGCCGCTGCGGGCGCGGAAGATCTGACTGCAGCCCTGAGCAGCAATGAGTGCTTCAAGTGTGGACGGTCTGGCCACTGGGCCCGGGAGTGCCCCGCTGGCGGGGGCCGCGGTCGTGGGATGAGAAGCCGCGGCAGAGGTGGTTTTACCTCGGATAGAGGTTTCCAGTTTGTTTCCTCGTCTCTTCCAGACATCTGTTATCGCTGTGGTGAGTCTGGTCACCTTGCCAAGGACTGTGACCTTCAGGAGGATGCCTGCTATAACTGCGGCCGAGGCGGCCACCTGGCCCGCGATTGCGACCACGCGGACGAGCAGAAGTGCTACTCCTGCGGCGAGTTTGGGCACATTCAGAAAGACTGTACCAAAGTGAAGTGCTACAGGTGTGGCGAGACTGGTCACGTAGCCATCAACTGCAGCAAGACGAGTGAAGTCAACTGTTACCGCTGTGGCGAGTCGGGGCACCAGGCGCGGGAATGCACGATCGAGGCCACGGCTTAA